A single region of the Vanacampus margaritifer isolate UIUO_Vmar chromosome 13, RoL_Vmar_1.0, whole genome shotgun sequence genome encodes:
- the lepr gene encoding leptin receptor, whose amino-acid sequence MGQSVMLSVLIHVLLILSGTVCLKSEDGAGLFSGALDLPWQDQVCYDSPLAHEGEAGGMPTPERNRSESMQHPHCYLRSISTGSSLNKASGGTCFNMLCRIDENWETLTCDLGVARLPLGRLNSALMAVRLQRLMSNKNATAVNDTNMESSEPVVCKAKDSSMCSISVGTTSFVTVVTVNISGCEAGPIVLNVPARPLKPRTPLNLSHFQTIKPELVLQWDEPKDHGSGPLRYEVRYSNITHRSWQVVSTGLERRLILDLVPLVNYTVQVHCSHLHGPPFWSNWSEPYHIYLGMVSYIPEKVLAHPGENVSVYCVFNNHSINASSAVWMLNFKQPLSSSHYYSVNQRVSHVTIQPSNSGMYELLQCRASKEWTIPYSIIYVDGASIDIKCETDGDIDAMDCSWKNTSWIKQKFQYTWTDLPCDLMEEREREGEKVGEVGPECVPVRSKQHACTIPDIRRNCYKLWLEMLSHQGPIRSKPIYISPLDHVKPHKPSNVKAVNLGSGFLRITWEPPFLPVQGIQYEFRYHTPSSIRAQPEWKLSNPVWVPLAEIPIPDMCQVFAVQVRCMPANPTGYWSEWSDLVYSEPQNSRAPEHGPDFWRILEDDQLTNSTNVTLLIAHLSTVSHSYCINGYYIVRHQTSSSIVTREKIELVSSYSFEWNRGLQSVTVEAYNSLGSSRKNFNMTLGRQPKRRSVRSFHVLLINSTCASLHWSLLDNSSAPLFMVLEWAPQRRDDSDSSQDQSGRTWARLPFTGRSVHLKGDFSASEEYSFYLYPMFSEGEGESVFTIATRGDPSAYTTLLIIALLSIVLFITLVLSQNQMKRFVWKDVPNPKKCSWAKGLNFKKADSFHELFRASDVLPAWPLLLPSENISKVVIMEKANMSVLSTTLVRSPLISPTPDALSLPSFLEGNQNIAVGSEARLGGIPHSVLNLNILTTPSPRLDELQLVDPSPGIMENSAQSSVTYSTVLLSKPKQEQQSIHLSDRDGSGSSSSDEGNFSANNSDISGSFPGGLWELESCHGGEMDDPRRSCSYNSVEELSETSDQEDATEDKDLFYLGMGEGEAEQEEELLKSVTLNRDACSVESHLKPAELVSTSTCDLSSLYKPQFRTTPYIRQMPD is encoded by the exons AT GGGTCAATCTGTGATGTTGTCCGTGCTCATCCATGTTTTGCTGATACTCAGTG GAACGGTGTGCTTGAAGTCTGAGGACGGAGCGGGACTCTTTTCAGGTGCGCTGGACTTGCCGTGGCAGGACCAAGTGTGCTATGACTCACCTTTGGCGCATGAAGGAGAGGCTGGCGGCATGCCTACACCTGAGAGAAACCGTTCTGAATCAATGCAACATCCTCACTGCTACTTACGGAGCATTTCAACTGGCTCAAGTCTTAATAAGGCCTCTGGCG GCACCTGTTTCAACATGCTGTGCAGGATTGATGAAAACTGGGAAACTTTGACTTGTGATTTGGGGGTTGCCAGACTTCCTTTGGGCAGACTGAACTCTGCTCTTATGGCAGTTCGCCTACAGCGCTTGAT GTCCAACAAAAACGCCACAGCAGTCAACGACACAAATATGGAATCTTCTGAACCCGTTGTATGTAAAGCAAAGGATTCCTCCATGTGTTCGATTTCTGTTGGCACTACAAGCTTTGTTACTGTTGTAACTGTCAACATATCTGGCTGTGAAGCTGGACCAATTGTGCTCAATGTACCAGCTCGCCCTC TGAAACCCAGGACTCCTTTGAACCTCTCACATTTCCAGACCATCAAACCAGAACTGGTTTTACAGTGGGATGAGCCAAAAGACCATGGTTCCGGTCCATTAAGATACGAGGTCCGATACTCAAATATCACTCATCGATCTTGGCAG GTGGTGTCTACGGGGCTGGAGCGCAGACTGATTCTGGATCTTGTGCCCCTTGTCAACTACACTGTGCAGGTTCACTGCTCTCACCTGCATGGACCTCCCTTTTGGAGCAACTGGAGTGAGCCGTATCACATCTACCTTGGCA TGGTGAGCTACATCCCTGAAAAGGTTTTGGCCCATCCGGGGGAGAACGTAAGTGTTTATTGTGTATTCAACAACCACAGCATCAATGCCAGCTCTGCCGTGTGGATGCTGAACTTCAAACAGCCTCTCTCGTCCAGCCACTATTACTCAGTCAACCAACGG GTCAGCCATGTCACAATACAGCCATCGAACTCGGGGATGTATGAGCTGCTGCAGTGTAGGGCTTCGAAGGAGTGGACCATCCCTTACAGCATCATCTATGTAGACG GAGCCTCTATCGACATCAAATGTGAAACTGACGGTGATATTGATGCTATGGACTGTAGCTGGAAAAACACTTCGTGGATCAAACAAAAATTCCAGTACAC ATGGACTGACCTACCCTGTGATTTgatggaggagagagagagagagggtgagaAAGTTGGCGAGGTGGGACCTGAATGTGTGCCGGTCCGATCCAAGCAACATGCCTGCACAATCCCGGATATACGAAGGAATTGCTACAAATTGTGGCTGGAGATGCTGTCCCATCAGGGCCCTATCAGATCCAAACCCATCTACATATCACCTCTCGACCATG TAAAGCCCCACAAACCATCGAATGTGAAGGCAGTGAATCTGGGAAGTGGCTTCCTGAGAATCACGTGGGAGCCTCCATTTTTGCCTGTGCAAGGCATCCAGTATGAGTTCCGTTATCACACTCCTTCTAGCATCAGAGCTCAGCCAGAGTGGAAG CTCAGTAATCCAGTGTGGGTACCGTTGGCGGAGATTCCGATCCCGGACATGTGCCAAGTTTTTGCGGTTCAGGTGAGGTGCATGCCCGCCAACCCTACTGGCTACTGGAGCGAATGGAGCGACTTGGTCTACTCAGAACCCCAAAACAGTAGAG CTCCAGAACATGGCCCTGATTTTTGGAGAATTCTTGAAGATGATCAGCTCACAAACTCAACGAATGTTACTCTGCTGATTGCG CATCTTTCAACAGTGAGCCACTCCTACTGCATTAATGGATACTATATAGTCCGGCACCAGACTTCAAGCAGTATTGTGACGAGGGAGAAGATTGAGCTGGTGTCGTCCTACAGCTTTGAGTGGAATCGAGGTCTCCAGAGTGTGACAGTGGAAGCCTACAACAGCCTTGGGAGTTCCAGAAAAAACTTTAACATGACACTGGGGAGACAACCTAAAC GTCGGAGCGTGCGCTCTTTCCACGTGCTGCTTATCAACAGCACTTGTGCGTCTCTGCATTGGAGCCTGCTGGACAACAGCTCTGCTCCACTCTTCATGGTGCTAGAGTGGGCACCACAGCGGCGAGATGATTCTGATTCCAGCCAAGATCAGAGTGGACGCACGTGGGCCAGGCTGCCCTTCACTGGCCGTTCTGTCCACCTCAAAG GTGATTTTTCGGCATCCGAGGAGTATAGCTTCTACTTATATCCTATGTTTTCTGAGGGAGAGGGCGAGTCTGTATTCACAATAG CCACCAGAGGAGACCCTTCAGCCTACACAACGTTGCTGATTATTGCCCTCCTCTCCATCGTCCTCTTCATCACACTGGTCCTCTCACAAAACCA GATGAAAAGGTTTGTGTGGAAGGACGTACCCAACCCAAAGAAATGCTCCTGGGCAAAAGGACTCAACTTCAAGAAG GCTGACAGCTTCCACGAGCTGTTCCGGGCCTCAGATGTACTGCCAGCCTGGCCGCTGCTGCTCCCCTCTGAGAACATTTCCAAAGTGGTCATCATGGAAAAGGCGAATATGTCAGTTCTCAGCACGACTTTAGTCCGAAGCCCACTTATTTCCCCAACTCCCGACGCACTGTCCCTTCCTTCATTTCTTGAGGGCAACCAAAACATAGCAGTGGGCAGCGAGGCTCGTTTGGGTGGCATCCCCCACTCAGTCCTCAATTTGAATATTCTAACCACACCCAGCCCGCGGCTAGATGAGCTGCAGCTCGTTGATCCCTCACCGGGCATCATGGAGAATTCAGCCCAGTCTTCAGTAACTTATTCCACAGTGCTGCTTTCTAAGCCAAAGCAGGAGCAACAGTCCATTCACCTGTCCGACCGGGACGGCAGCGGCAGCAGCTCCAGCGACGAAGGCAATTTCTCTGCCAACAACTCGGACATTTCCGGCTCTTTCCCCGGCGGCCTGTGGGAGCTGGAGAGCTGCCATGGCGGAGAGATGGACGACCCGCGTCGATCCTGCTCCTACAACTCAGTGGAGGAACTTTCTGAAACGTCAGATCAAGAAGATGCGACAGAAGACAAAGACTTGTTCTATCTTGGCATGGGTGAGGGAGAGGCTGAGCAGGAAGAAGAGTTGCTGAAAAGTGTTACTTTGAACAGAGATGCCTGCTCTGTCGAGTCGCACCTTAAGCCCGCTGAGCTGGTTTCCACATCCACGTGTGACTTATCATCACTCTACAAGCCCCAGTTCAGGACTACTCCGTACATTAGGCAAATGCCAGATTGA